From the Paenibacillus sp. R14(2021) genome, the window CGAGGATCTGATGTCCATTCTCCAGTTCTACCTTGAACATAGCGTTAGGCAATGGTTCGATGACCGTACCTTCGACTTCAATGACATCTTCTTTGGCCAAAGTCAATCTCCTTTCCCTTGCATAGCCTTCTGAATGGCATAACGCAATTTAGCGTTTGTTACACGGCCGGTTTCCCGCATGCTGTCCGTCACTTCATGACTAACGACCGGCTGCATCAGAAGATGCAGTACGTTCTTCTTCTTCGATTGATCGAAGCGACGTTTGTCTCCATCAGCTACAAGGACAAAACGTTCATCCAGCAGCTGAACGATAACG encodes:
- a CDS encoding KOW domain-containing RNA-binding protein, giving the protein MEYKPEIGRVVKVLRGKDEGSYAVIVQLLDERFVLVADGDKRRFDQSKKKNVLHLLMQPVVSHEVTDSMRETGRVTNAKLRYAIQKAMQGKGD